The following coding sequences lie in one Trichoderma breve strain T069 chromosome 1, whole genome shotgun sequence genomic window:
- a CDS encoding fungal specific transcription factor domain-containing protein: MVYRGKPSAACERCRQRRLRCDHRQPSCTQCLRAEVNCLGYRNLLDLNFQDQSNDVIRNYKVPARKRRLGPTRIVKSQTLVSNGVSEDPTDHGPLCSDKATATIPTAALAYPVEEIARSYLYVNYMTGGPRCSYMSYLLPLMEDSQNSAINAAVNAVALAALSNIRLSPNTMLKAQKEYTTALSKTNLALKDPVLCKTDGILAAVVMLGIFEVMTCTDGSFIDRWVHHMEGATRLIEIRGSEQLSRQEGLDLFTQLRGQVSLSRIYQERYSSPVFNKLTERIQRDQNPNDRVLDQLATIVTRLTDFCANVTRRHIVGPTEIIRTALKLDAELVSLMIGVPPSWRYTIVNIPVFEGKPITKAVWGDSYHIYQSIPASSMWNNYRSIRIIIQELIIDTLKDLEDSENDDIGLSQRSSLACQASQTALQLVDDICASVPYNLDIGIEDDTRLKDSALKATHTSTCHGVDVVSTLSPFQASGAGGLTIMWPLLVAANSGFACDDLRKWIANCLDKIGHSMGINQALAMSKLIQDGVRSRAFLTPEYRSHPYKL, from the exons ATGGTTTATCGCGGCAAGCCGAGCGCTGCGTGCGAACGCTGCCGGCAACGCCGATTAAGG TGCGATCATAGACAGCCTTCGTGTACTCAGTGTTTGCGAGCTGAGGTAAACTGTCTCGGATACCGGAATTTGCTGGACCTGAATTTCCAGGATCAGAGCAACGATGTTATTCGCAATTATAAAGTTCCAGCGCGCAAAAGGCGCCTTGGACCGACGCGCATTGTAAAATCTCAGACACTGGTTTCAAATGGAGTGTCCGAGGATCCAACTGATCATGGACCGTTGTGCAGCGACAAAGCGACTGCGACCATTCCAACAGCTGCTCTTGCGTACCCTGTGGAAGAAATTGCGAGGAGCTATCTCTACGTTAATTACATGACAGGAGGCCCCCGTTGCAGTTATATGTCATATCTATTACCTCTTATGGAAGACTCACAAAACTCGGCAATCAACGCGGCAGTCAATGCCGTTGCGTTAGCGGCTCTATCAAATATCCGACTGTCTCCTAATACCATGCTGAAAGCCCAAAAAGAGTATACTACGGCCTTGTCTAAGACCAACTTGGCCCTGAAAGATCCTGTCCTGTGCAAGACGGATGGTATCCTAGCAGCGGTGGTTATGCTTGGTATATTTGAA GTCATGACATGTACTGACGGTTCATTCATTGACCGTTGGGTGCATCATATGGAAGGCGCAACAAGGTTGATAGAGATCCGTGGCTCAGAACAGCTTTCCCGGCAGGAAGGGCTAGATTTATTTACACAACTACGTGGTCAAGTG AGCCTCAGTCGCATATACCAGGAGCGATACAGCTCACCAGTCTTCAATAAACTAACCGAAAGAATCCAACGAGATCAGAATCCCAATGATCGAGTCCTGGACCAACTCGCCACTATAGTTACTCGATTGACAGATTTTTGCGCCAATGTAACTAGGAGGCACATTGTTGGCCCTACAGAAATCATCCGCACCGCTCTGAAACTCGATGCAGAGCTGGTATCACTAATGATTGGCGTGCCTCCTTCGTGGAGATACACTATAGTCAATATTCCAGTATTTGAGGGAAAGCCTATCACCAAAGCTGTCTGGGGTGACAGCTATCACATATATCAAAGCATTCCCGCAAGCAGCATGTGGAATAATTACCGTTCAATTCGTATCATCATTCAAGAGCTCATTATCGATACTCTCAAGGATCTAGAAGATTCCGAAAATGATGATATTGGCCTTTCGCAGCGCAGCAGCTTGGCTTGCCAAGCTAGCCAGACAGCACTTCAGTTGGTGGACGATATATGTGCCAGCGTGCCTTACAACTTAGATATAGGGATAGAAGACGACACACGCCTGAAAGATTCTGCTCTAAAAGCCACACACACATCTACTTGTCACGGGGTGGACGTGGTGAGCACTCTATCACCCTTTCAAGCTTCAGGAGCAGGCGGCCTCACCATCATGTGGCCTCTCTTGGTTGCTGCAAACTCAGGATTTGCATGCGATGATCTCCGCAAATGGATTGCGAACTGTCTGGATAAAATTGGCCATTCGATGGGTATTAATCAAGCGCTGGCCATGTCGAAACTAATACAGGATGGGGTTCGGTCACGGGCATTCCTAACACCAGAATATCGATCCCATCCTTAcaaattataa